Sequence from the Mesorhizobium sp. PAMC28654 genome:
ATCATCATGCCCAACATCAAGTTCGGCATCATCACCGCCGCGCTGCTGTCCTTCGTACTGTCCTGGGAAGAGATCGGCGTCACCCTGTTCATCACCTCGGTCAACGCCATCACACTGCCCAGGCTGATGTGGATGGGCCTGCGCGACAACATCGACCCGGCGATCGCGGCACTTTCGGTGATCCTGATCATCATCACTGTGCTGGTGCTGGCAGTGCGCAGCTTTGTGGTCAGGCTGCGCACCACGCAGTGAAGCTCCATCCCGATCGGGATGGAGCTCTGTTTTCTTGCGTTCATGGCTGATGCGATGGAGTCGAGGACGACCCGACCCCCGTCATTGCGATCAGGCAGGCTGCAGTCCTGGCACCGACAAGTCGACCTCTTCCGGCAAGGTGCCGGCCAGGGCCGCCGCGAACTTCGACTGGTCGAGCTCGCCTTCCCAGCGCGCCACGACGATCGTCGCAACGGCATTACCGACGAGGTTGGTGAGTGCACGGCATTCCGACATGAAGCGGTCGATGCCGAGGATCAGCGCCAGGCCGGCGACCGGCACGGTGGGGACGACAGACAGCGTCGCGGCCAGCGTGATGAAGCCGGCGCCGGTAATGCCGGCGGCGCCCTTGGAGCTCAGCATCGCCACCAGCAACAGCAGGATCTGGTCGCCATAGGTGAGCGGCGTATCGGTCGCCTGCGCGATGAACAGCGCGGCAAGCGTCATGTAGATATTGGTGCCGTCGAGGTTGAAGGAATAGCCGGTGGGAATGACCAGGCCGACCACGGAGCGATTGCAGCCGGCGCGCTCCATCTTGGCCATCAGGCCGGGAAGTGCCGCTTCCGAGGACGAGGTGCCGAGCACCAGCAGCAGTTCTTCCTTGATATAGCGCAGCAGCGCCAGGATCGAGAAGCCGTTGTAGCGGGCGACCGATCCGAGCACCACCAGCACGAACAGAACAGCGGTCAGGTAGAATGTGCCGATCAGCATGGCGAGATTGGCAACGGAGCCGATGCCGTATTTGCCGATGGTGAAGGCCATTGCGCCAAAGGCGCCGATGGGTGCGGCCTTCATCAGGATGGCGACGAGGCGGAAGATCGGCGCGGTCAGCGCCTGCAGGAAATCGACGACGGGGCGGCCGCGATCGCCGACCAGCGCAAGTGCTATGCCGAACAGCACCGAGAAGAACAGCACCTGCAGGATATCGCCCTGGGCGAAGGCGCTGGTGATGGTGTCGGGGATGATGTTCATCAGGAACCCGACGATGGTCGAGTCATGCGCCTTCTCGGCATATGAAGCCACCGACTTGGCGTCGAGCGTGGCCGGATTGATGTGCATGCCGGCGCCCGGCTGCACGATGTTCGAGACGACGAGGCCAACGAGGAGCGCCAGCGTCGAGAACACCAGGAAGTAGATCATCGCCTTGCCGGCGACACGGCCAACCTTCTGCAGGTCGGAAACACCGGCAATGCCTGTTGCCACCGTCAGGAAGATGACCGGGGCGATGACCATCTTCACCAGCTTGATGAAGGCATCGCCCAGCGGCTTCATGGACGCGCCGATCTCGGGATAGTAGTGGCCGAGCAGGATGCCGGCGGCGATCGCCGTCAGGACCTGGACATAGAGATGCCGGTAAAAGGGTACCTTGCCGCGCGTTTCGGCGGCAGCGAATGCTGTCTGCATGATGTCCTCCATCGCGCCCCGATCGAGAAGCTCGACCTCCCGGGGCAATTGCATTGACCTCCAACAGCCGGAGCTGCTGGATTGGCATTTGCAACTGCCGTGCCAGACGCGCACGGTCAGCCTATCAATCTGATTTCATTAGAAAATCACAAGTTATATGGCTACCTTCAGCTGCCAATAGTGCGGATATCCGCATGGTTCCAATTGTGTTTTGTGCGAAATCATGCACAGATGGGTGATGCTGCAACGTTCAGCCATTGCTTCGTTGTCGACGCCCGAGCAACTCAGCGGGCGCGCACGCCGCGCATGGCTGCTGTTTGCAGCAATTGCGCTGCTGGTCGTGGCGGCGGCGTTGTACGGAGCCGGACGCCATGCCCGCACGGCCGCGATCGAAGCACTGGCAACGCAGGGCCGCACTGACGCCAATCTGAAAGTCGCGCTGTTGCGTGCCGTGCTGGAGAGCCCGCGCGCCCTGCCCTTGCTGCTGTCCGAGGACCAGCAGGTGCGCGATGCGCTGACCCTGAAAAGCAGCGCCGCGATCGATGTGCTGAACCGCAAGCTGGAGGGCCTCGTCTCCGGCACCAAGGCGTCGGTGCTCTATGTCATCGGCACCGACGGACTGGCCATCGCCTCCAGCAATTGGCGCGAGCCGATCAGCTTTGTCGGCACCGACTACACATTCCGCGACTATTTCACCCGGGCGATGCAGGCTGGCACGGCCGAGTATTTCGCGCTCGGCAATGTCAGCAAGCGCCCCGGCCTCTACATTTCCCGCCGCGTCGGCGGTGCCGACGCGCCGCTCGGGGTCGTCGTCGTCAAGGCGGAGTTCGACCAGCTCGAAGCCGACTGGCACGAGGCGAACCGACCCGCCTATGTCAGCGACGAACATGGCGTCGTGCTGATCACCAGCATCCCGTCCTGGCGCTTCATGACGGTGGCGCCGCTCACCGGCCAAGACCTCGCCACAGTTCGGGACAGCCAGCAATTCGGCGACGCGCCGCTGATGCCCCTGCCAATCACCCGCCCGGAGGCGCTGAGCCCAGACGTGACCGTCGTTCATGCCGTCACGCCCGGCGGCAGCGACGCCGAATACCTGCGCCTTTCCACCTTGGTTCCCTCGACCGCCTGGCGTCTCGACTATCTCGTTCCAACCGAGGGACCGGTTGCCGCCGCGATCCGCGAAATGCGGCTTCTTACGCTGGGCGTCATCATCCCCCTGATGGGCCTTGCCGCGTATCTCTTGTGGCGCCGGCAGTCGACGCTGATGCGGATCGCCGCAGAACGGGCTGATCGCACCGAGCTTGAGCGCCGCGTCACTGAGCGGACCGAGGATCTGAGCCGCGCGCGTGACCGCCTGCAGGCCGAGATCACCGGCCACCGCAGTAGGCAAAGCTCCAGGGTGTGCAGCAGGAGCTGGTCCAGGCGAACCGCCTCGCGATCCTCGGCCAGGTCGCCGCCGGCGTCGCGCATGAGATCAACCAGCCGGTCGCCACCATCCGCGCCTATGCCGACAATGCGCGTGTCTTCCTTGACCGCAAGCAGACCGCGCCCGTCGAG
This genomic interval carries:
- a CDS encoding dicarboxylate/amino acid:cation symporter, whose translation is MQTAFAAAETRGKVPFYRHLYVQVLTAIAAGILLGHYYPEIGASMKPLGDAFIKLVKMVIAPVIFLTVATGIAGVSDLQKVGRVAGKAMIYFLVFSTLALLVGLVVSNIVQPGAGMHINPATLDAKSVASYAEKAHDSTIVGFLMNIIPDTITSAFAQGDILQVLFFSVLFGIALALVGDRGRPVVDFLQALTAPIFRLVAILMKAAPIGAFGAMAFTIGKYGIGSVANLAMLIGTFYLTAVLFVLVVLGSVARYNGFSILALLRYIKEELLLVLGTSSSEAALPGLMAKMERAGCNRSVVGLVIPTGYSFNLDGTNIYMTLAALFIAQATDTPLTYGDQILLLLVAMLSSKGAAGITGAGFITLAATLSVVPTVPVAGLALILGIDRFMSECRALTNLVGNAVATIVVARWEGELDQSKFAAALAGTLPEEVDLSVPGLQPA